The following proteins are encoded in a genomic region of Amphiura filiformis chromosome 18, Afil_fr2py, whole genome shotgun sequence:
- the LOC140138760 gene encoding lysozyme 3-like: MYLIQGLVLGILLWCAHLGESCFPVHPTSPPPTSSPKAEITAECLQCICKVESICNLEIGCDSAVEPEKCGPYQLTEAYWEAGGSHGEDWRSCAQDKTCAEDTIKCYLGQHDIFDSPTCEDWARFYHGGPDGMNSASADTYWNRVRAQGCSELN; this comes from the exons ATGTATTTGATTCAAGGGCTTGTTTTGGGGATACTCCTGTGGTGTGCTCATCTAGGAGAATCTTGCTTTCCTGTACATCCGACATCGCCACCGCCCACTTCTAGTCCAAAAG CTGAAATAACGGCAGAGTGTTTGCAGTGCATATGCAAGGTGGAATCCATCTGCAACCTTGAAATAGGGTGCGATTCAGCGGTTGAACCCGAAAAATGTGGGCCGTATCAACTCACAGAAGCCTATTGGGAAGCTGGTGGAAGCCACGGAGAAG ACTGGCGTAGCTGTGCACAGGATAAGACATGCGCTGAAGACACAATCAAATGCTACCTGGGTCAACACGACATCTTCGACAGCCCGACTTGCGAAGATTGGGCACGTTTTTACCACGGTGGACCAGACGGAATGAACAGTGCTAGTGCTGATACGTACTGGAACAGGGTGCGAGCACAAGGGTGCTcggaattaaattaa